The following coding sequences are from one Primulina eburnea isolate SZY01 chromosome 15, ASM2296580v1, whole genome shotgun sequence window:
- the LOC140813759 gene encoding probable peroxidase 26, with translation MERRGYNFVTVICMVVGVGLSLYVSRVHAAVTLPPEDKPLKRHFYKKLKTCANVEAFVKHQVELWWDKDKSITAKLLKLLYADCMVNGCDGSILLDGPRTEKNATKNSRLDGFILIDKIKKVVEARCPEAVSCTDILVLSVRDAVHLAGAPSYPVFLGRRDGLESKAAWVDLPSPSVSWEEGYAYFKSKGLDAQDYATLLGAHTLGKTHCEDIHDRLYDYNKTQKADPTMSRLLLEKLRQLCPSSSSSPSSKKKSDKDPTIFLTDKNGDAYSFTNTYYSNVLSYDSVLGVDQQLLFNYNTSQLVLEYAEKFESFRREFTLSISRMGGLGVLTGKQGEIRKNCRLTNNNNPDIK, from the exons ATGGAGAGGAGAGGATATAATTTTGTGACAGTAATTTGCATGGTGGTGGGAGTAGGGCTGAGCTTGTACGTCAGCCGTGTTCATGCAGCGGTAACTCTACCACCGGAGGACAAGCCATTGAAACGCCATTTTTACAAGAAGCTCAAGACTTGTGCCAATGTCGAGGCATTTGTGAAGCATCAAGTGGAGTTATGGTGGGATAAAGATAAAAGTATCACTGCCAAGTTGCTCAAGTTACTCTATGCAGATTGCATGGTTAAT GGGTGTGATGGATCCATATTACTAGATGGGCCTCGAACAGAGAAAAATGCTACAAAAAATTCAAGGCTGGATGGATTCATACTGATCGACAAGATCAAGAAAGTGGTTGAGGCCCGGTGTCCTGAGGCTGTCTCGTGTACTGATATTCTTGTGCTTTCGGTTCGAGACGCAGTTCATCTG GCAGGTGCACCATCATATCCAGTGTTCTTGGGAAGAAGGGATGGCTTAGAATCAAAGGCAGCATGGGTGGATCTTCCATCACCCTCTGTCTCATGGGAAGAAGGTTATGCATACTTCAAATCGAAAGGTTTGGATGCACAGGATTACGCTACGCTTTTAG GGGCGCATACACTGGGGAAAACACATTGCGAAGACATTCATGATCGCCTATACGACTATAACAAAACCCAAAAAGCAGATCCCACCATGAGCAGGTTATTGTTAGAAAAACTTAGACAACTATGCCCATCATCTTCATCATCGCCGTCGTCGAAGAAGAAGAGTGATAAGGACCCAACTATCTTTTTGACAGACAAAAATGGGGATGCATATTCTTTCACCAATACCTACTACTCTAATGTACTGTCATATGATTCAGTTCTTGGAGTTGACCAGCAGCTATTGTTCAATTACAACACATCACAACTAGTCCTCGAGTATGCAGAGAAGTTTGAAAGTTTTCGGAGGGAATTTACTTTGTCAATAAGCAGGATGGGTGGACTAGGAGTATTGACAGGGAAGCAAGGGGAAATTCGCAAAAACTGTCGCCTCACAAACAACAATAATCCCGACATTAAGTAG